Proteins from a genomic interval of Candidatus Nanosynbacter sp. HMT-352:
- a CDS encoding permease encodes MAQKSPDGRIKKFLSANRELIGWVVFGVLIISIYQFSSRFGVMLLNGEFAEWCNKLLPSLQDFITLTLSVIVEAVPFLILGIIISALIRYFLSSKDVFKILPKNTFLRRVTLSMIGLILPVCECGNVPIARSLIANGLKPADVISFLFAAPIINPITIISTMTAFSFDTRMVWWRIIFALIIVQITAFIVSFLKEDSVINPEFEKLCDSHNHDSKLSNIFSSSRNEFWQLFTMLVLGASIAAATQIFVPRFIINAVGGDIFLSVISMITLSFIISICSSIDAFFALAYVRNFTTGSILSFLLFGPMIDIKMITLLKTTFRWKFIATITLTVFALSLIVGLGVNLYVR; translated from the coding sequence ATGGCACAAAAATCGCCAGATGGTCGCATAAAAAAGTTTTTATCAGCCAACAGAGAATTGATCGGTTGGGTGGTTTTTGGCGTCCTTATAATTTCTATTTATCAATTCAGCTCACGATTCGGCGTTATGTTATTAAACGGAGAATTTGCAGAATGGTGCAATAAATTACTTCCGTCATTACAAGATTTCATCACACTGACGTTAAGCGTAATTGTCGAGGCGGTCCCATTCTTAATTTTAGGAATTATCATATCCGCGCTTATCAGATACTTTTTATCATCAAAAGACGTTTTTAAAATATTGCCAAAAAACACCTTTCTTCGACGAGTTACACTCTCTATGATCGGGCTAATTTTACCCGTGTGCGAATGTGGCAACGTACCAATTGCACGCAGCTTAATAGCAAATGGACTGAAACCTGCCGACGTTATTAGCTTTCTTTTCGCCGCGCCAATCATAAACCCGATAACCATAATTTCAACCATGACCGCCTTCAGTTTTGACACCCGAATGGTTTGGTGGCGAATTATTTTTGCGCTAATTATCGTACAAATAACCGCTTTTATCGTCAGCTTTTTAAAGGAAGATTCCGTTATTAATCCAGAGTTCGAGAAACTTTGCGACTCTCATAATCATGATTCAAAATTATCAAACATATTCAGCTCATCACGTAATGAATTCTGGCAATTATTTACTATGTTGGTCTTAGGCGCTAGCATCGCAGCCGCCACACAAATATTCGTTCCGCGGTTCATCATAAACGCTGTCGGTGGCGACATTTTCCTGTCAGTCATATCCATGATCACGCTAAGTTTCATCATTTCGATATGCTCCAGCATCGACGCGTTCTTCGCATTGGCTTACGTGCGAAATTTCACAACAGGCTCAATTTTATCTTTTTTGTTATTCGGACCGATGATAGACATTAAAATGATTACGCTATTAAAAACAACTTTTCGCTGGAAATTTATTGCAACAATTACCTTGACCGTATTCGCCTTATCGCTAATTGTCGGACTGGGAGTCAATTTATATGTACGCTAA
- a CDS encoding TIGR03943 family putative permease subunit, with protein sequence MYANLAKSIGGIVVCAYILLLAWRDQLGFYVHPRYHTFAVVISVIGVILLLIDIMLQLKNKPAKDKSIIGLKKIAPISYFAIIILSVGYILPPKPLSPSSLAQKESPAIIEPESRCETPQPKEGSSTISINRWKTSINSCKEAAYFNGKDITITGFVSNDLLKNYGYNYFNIARYVISCCTVDSVPMKILVEKNFSTDYPDGTWLIVKGKLSQKIVNSQAEYVITDAHITKINQPKYPYELLGI encoded by the coding sequence ATGTACGCTAACCTTGCAAAATCAATTGGCGGAATTGTCGTTTGTGCATATATTTTGCTATTAGCTTGGCGCGACCAACTCGGCTTTTACGTTCATCCACGCTATCACACATTCGCGGTCGTAATTAGCGTAATCGGCGTTATACTTTTGCTTATTGATATAATGTTGCAATTAAAAAATAAACCCGCAAAAGACAAATCTATAATTGGCTTGAAAAAAATTGCCCCGATATCTTATTTTGCGATAATTATATTATCAGTCGGATATATATTACCGCCAAAACCGCTATCTCCAAGTAGCCTTGCACAAAAAGAAAGCCCTGCGATTATTGAGCCCGAAAGTCGTTGCGAAACACCTCAACCAAAAGAAGGCTCTTCTACAATCTCAATAAATCGCTGGAAAACCTCTATAAATTCTTGCAAAGAAGCCGCTTATTTTAACGGCAAAGATATCACCATTACTGGCTTCGTTTCAAATGATCTGTTAAAAAACTACGGCTATAATTACTTCAATATTGCCAGATACGTTATAAGTTGCTGCACTGTTGACAGCGTGCCTATGAAAATCCTGGTCGAGAAAAACTTTTCAACAGACTACCCAGATGGAACATGGTTAATCGTCAAGGGTAAATTGTCGCAAAAAATCGTTAATAGTCAAGCCGAATACGTCATAACCGACGCACACATCACAAAAATCAACCAACCCAAATATCCTTATGAATTGCTCGGAATATAA
- a CDS encoding Fur family transcriptional regulator, with protein sequence MLNEIFERHNLRLTKPRQQVFDILQNSDVPLTVGDIAKNCKNINRASIYRTLLMFDNLNIINTITIGWKNYYELAEPFIPHHHHLYCINCQNAEPIQSQELEKLIDLIGKKHNFIVTKHHFELEGICEKCRHIIENK encoded by the coding sequence ATGCTAAATGAAATATTTGAACGCCACAATCTTCGCCTGACAAAACCACGCCAGCAAGTATTTGATATCCTGCAAAATTCAGACGTACCTCTTACAGTCGGCGATATTGCGAAAAACTGCAAAAACATTAACCGTGCCAGCATTTACCGCACACTGCTAATGTTCGATAATCTGAACATTATAAACACCATAACTATTGGCTGGAAGAATTATTACGAGTTAGCGGAACCTTTTATACCACATCATCACCACCTCTACTGTATAAATTGCCAAAATGCCGAACCTATACAATCGCAAGAACTCGAAAAACTCATAGATCTCATTGGTAAAAAACATAATTTCATAGTCACAAAACACCACTTTGAGCTGGAAGGTATTTGCGAAAAGTGCCGACATATTATAGAAAATAAATAA
- the dprA gene encoding DNA-processing protein DprA, protein MEINRITPDEHIFSQRLAHIANPPKSLCYMGKLPETNVPVVSIVGSRKPSAYGKEVTERLATDLAKAGCVIVSGLALGVDCIAQKAAIESGGTVVAVVPNELPDISPRTNYQLAMSIIKQGGAVVSEWMKGDNKIVNRWSFLERNRLVSGLADGIIITEAAERSGTLNTASHALNQGRDLFVVPGNITSPLSAGCNTLLKQGAYLVTDADDILSIIAPEKLQKDNGQELAASATIEEAIIIKLISEGLRDGDEIQQKSGLSASDFATALTMLEINGVIKPLGANNWTLR, encoded by the coding sequence ATGGAAATCAATAGAATTACACCAGATGAGCATATTTTCTCCCAGAGATTAGCACATATTGCCAATCCACCAAAAAGCTTATGTTATATGGGAAAATTACCGGAAACAAATGTACCAGTCGTATCAATCGTCGGATCCCGTAAGCCGTCCGCCTACGGAAAAGAAGTCACCGAGCGATTAGCAACAGATCTGGCAAAAGCCGGATGTGTAATCGTGAGTGGTCTGGCGCTAGGCGTGGATTGTATTGCCCAAAAAGCCGCCATTGAATCTGGCGGAACGGTCGTGGCGGTCGTCCCAAACGAGCTTCCGGACATTTCACCGCGGACCAATTATCAACTAGCCATGAGCATTATAAAGCAGGGTGGCGCGGTCGTTTCAGAATGGATGAAGGGTGACAATAAAATAGTCAATCGTTGGAGTTTTCTGGAGCGAAATCGACTAGTTAGTGGGCTAGCTGACGGAATTATTATCACCGAAGCCGCCGAGCGAAGCGGCACATTAAACACAGCCTCGCACGCGCTTAACCAGGGAAGAGATTTGTTTGTAGTTCCCGGAAATATAACCAGCCCGTTGTCGGCTGGCTGCAATACCTTATTAAAACAAGGGGCGTATTTGGTGACGGACGCCGACGATATTTTATCAATTATCGCGCCAGAAAAATTGCAAAAAGACAACGGTCAAGAATTAGCAGCCAGCGCAACAATTGAAGAAGCTATTATCATAAAGCTCATCTCAGAAGGGCTTCGTGACGGCGATGAAATCCAACAAAAATCAGGATTATCCGCGTCAGATTTCGCCACGGCGTTAACTATGCTAGAAATCAATGGAGTGATTAAGCCTCTCGGGGCAAACAACTGGACATTGCGGTAG
- a CDS encoding CDP-alcohol phosphatidyltransferase family protein: protein MRSPDSLHPENDITDKKREEPFFSIEGIPPTLLSLIGTAAACIGIKDPTTFKGFAAFVIGSVMDALDGKLARATGGETKLGKIVDHTGDKIKVLYTIWNMHKADTAPRSVLGGIAAFNVINAACSIKTHIDNPDMSQAPEKSGKIAMAMEVVSLILYSAGKFAELHGLRKTSNTARALGGLAAATAIIPATLSTASYIRRASGNNHNPEKHQNTAVDRSLGIAALLGHIGESSCQ from the coding sequence ATGAGAAGCCCCGACAGTTTACATCCAGAAAATGACATTACAGACAAAAAAAGAGAAGAGCCATTTTTTAGCATAGAAGGCATACCTCCAACGCTACTTAGCCTCATCGGAACTGCCGCTGCGTGCATTGGAATAAAGGACCCCACTACATTTAAAGGATTTGCCGCTTTCGTTATTGGCAGTGTAATGGATGCGCTAGACGGCAAACTAGCCAGGGCAACTGGAGGAGAAACTAAACTAGGCAAAATTGTTGACCATACTGGGGATAAAATCAAAGTACTCTATACGATATGGAACATGCATAAAGCAGACACAGCCCCAAGATCGGTACTTGGTGGCATTGCCGCGTTTAACGTTATCAATGCAGCGTGTTCAATAAAAACTCATATAGACAACCCCGACATGTCACAGGCGCCTGAAAAAAGTGGCAAGATAGCCATGGCCATGGAGGTTGTATCTCTAATATTATATTCTGCCGGTAAATTTGCTGAGCTGCACGGCTTAAGAAAAACTAGCAACACAGCCAGGGCACTAGGTGGGCTGGCAGCAGCAACTGCTATAATTCCTGCGACACTATCGACAGCAAGCTATATCAGACGAGCAAGCGGCAATAACCACAACCCAGAAAAGCACCAAAATACGGCAGTTGATCGCAGTCTTGGAATAGCGGCACTACTTGGTCACATTGGAGAATCTAGCTGTCAATAG
- the topA gene encoding type I DNA topoisomerase → MKNLVIVESPAKAKTIEKYLGKDFHVLSSVGHIRSIVKKTKDGTPPIDVANDFFAIYEVDPEKKKVITELKRSVKAVGKENVWLATDEDREGEAIAWHLCKVLDLPIETTKRIVFHEITKDAITNAIKNPRTVDMNLVQAQQARQILDRLVGFELSPVVWQKVPGGKSAGRVQSPAVRLLVEREREIMKFEGNSQFKVTAIFIHDNQEFKAELNQKFDTEEAANEFLTSLKPAEFVVSDISKTPGTRNPAAPFTTSTLQQEANSKLGFSSKATMASAQKLYQDGKITYMRTDSVNLSGQAIAAATDFIKRLYSPDYSTVRKFKTKSASAQEAHEAIRPTDITLETASNNSYDQKLYDLIRRRTLASQMSPAKLEKTTITIDIKGDNLPKSKKPAQFEAKGEVITFDGFLRVYGGNKDELLPKLQSGDEVNSHDITARQTFTRPPARYTEGSLVKKLEELGIGRPSTYATIIDTVQTRGYVEKGDSEGQPRDVIVLNYNGEEVSRSIVQEKTGSTRGKLIPTPSGELIADFLTDHFTQIVDYDFTANVETEFDKIAGANLEKSAMLHGFYTPFHKLIEQSGGIDRSKVGANREVGIDPKTNKPIIARFGRFGPMLQLGETDGDEKPRFAPLPKGAKIETVTLEQALEMFKLPRVVGQTEDGQDIKANIGRFGPYIQVGKLFVSIKPEDPHSITLEKARELYAAKLEAEAAKNIAEFPDGIKVLNGRFGPYITNGTKNIKIPKDTDPKTITHEKALELLSATTAKPTRKRVVKKAAKTSTKKK, encoded by the coding sequence ATGAAAAATCTCGTTATCGTCGAGTCACCAGCCAAAGCTAAAACCATCGAGAAATACCTCGGCAAGGATTTTCACGTCCTGTCCAGCGTGGGGCATATTCGCTCGATTGTTAAAAAAACCAAAGACGGAACGCCGCCGATTGACGTGGCTAACGATTTTTTTGCAATTTATGAAGTTGATCCTGAAAAAAAGAAAGTTATCACCGAACTAAAGAGGAGTGTCAAGGCAGTTGGCAAGGAAAATGTTTGGCTCGCAACCGATGAAGACCGCGAAGGAGAGGCCATTGCTTGGCATTTGTGCAAGGTGCTGGATCTTCCTATTGAAACGACTAAGCGAATCGTCTTTCATGAGATTACCAAAGACGCCATAACCAATGCAATTAAGAATCCGCGAACCGTGGATATGAATTTAGTTCAGGCACAACAAGCCAGGCAGATTCTTGACCGACTGGTTGGTTTTGAGCTCAGCCCAGTCGTCTGGCAGAAAGTCCCTGGCGGCAAGTCGGCTGGCCGCGTTCAGAGCCCAGCGGTGCGATTGCTAGTCGAGCGCGAACGAGAAATTATGAAGTTTGAGGGCAATTCTCAGTTCAAAGTTACTGCCATTTTCATTCACGACAATCAAGAATTCAAGGCCGAACTTAATCAAAAATTCGACACAGAAGAAGCGGCGAACGAATTCTTAACCAGCTTGAAACCCGCCGAATTTGTTGTTAGCGATATCTCAAAAACCCCCGGAACGCGCAATCCAGCGGCACCATTTACCACGTCAACCTTGCAACAGGAGGCCAACTCTAAACTCGGCTTCAGCTCCAAAGCAACTATGGCCTCGGCGCAAAAATTATACCAAGATGGAAAAATCACCTACATGCGTACCGACTCCGTAAATTTGAGCGGCCAAGCCATCGCGGCAGCTACCGACTTCATTAAGCGTCTTTACAGCCCGGATTACTCAACGGTTCGTAAATTTAAGACCAAATCCGCGTCCGCCCAAGAAGCCCACGAAGCCATTCGCCCGACGGACATCACTCTGGAAACCGCGTCTAACAATAGCTATGACCAGAAATTATACGACCTGATTCGACGCCGAACTTTAGCGTCGCAAATGTCGCCAGCGAAGCTAGAAAAGACGACCATTACAATTGACATCAAAGGCGATAATTTACCTAAGAGCAAAAAGCCCGCTCAGTTTGAAGCAAAGGGCGAAGTCATTACGTTTGACGGATTTTTGCGCGTTTACGGTGGCAATAAAGATGAGCTTCTACCAAAGTTACAGTCTGGTGATGAAGTCAATTCTCACGATATTACGGCTCGCCAAACATTTACACGACCGCCAGCTCGCTACACCGAAGGTTCGCTAGTTAAGAAGCTGGAGGAGCTTGGAATTGGACGTCCATCCACATACGCCACGATTATTGACACCGTGCAGACTCGCGGCTACGTTGAAAAGGGTGACAGCGAAGGTCAACCGCGTGATGTGATTGTTCTGAATTATAACGGCGAGGAAGTTAGCCGAAGTATTGTCCAGGAAAAAACTGGCTCGACACGCGGCAAGCTGATTCCAACTCCAAGCGGCGAACTGATTGCCGATTTCCTGACGGACCATTTTACGCAAATTGTCGATTACGATTTTACCGCCAACGTTGAGACGGAATTTGACAAAATTGCTGGCGCCAATCTGGAAAAAAGCGCAATGCTGCACGGATTTTACACGCCTTTCCACAAATTGATCGAGCAATCTGGCGGGATCGACCGAAGTAAAGTCGGTGCTAATCGCGAAGTGGGAATTGACCCGAAGACAAATAAGCCAATTATTGCGCGATTTGGGCGATTCGGTCCAATGCTGCAGCTTGGCGAAACTGACGGCGACGAAAAGCCGCGTTTTGCACCGCTGCCGAAGGGCGCGAAAATTGAGACAGTTACTCTGGAGCAAGCGCTGGAGATGTTCAAGTTGCCACGCGTCGTCGGTCAAACAGAAGACGGGCAAGACATTAAGGCGAATATTGGGCGATTCGGTCCGTATATTCAAGTCGGCAAATTGTTCGTTTCCATTAAGCCAGAAGATCCTCACAGCATTACTTTAGAAAAGGCGCGTGAACTTTACGCCGCCAAATTAGAAGCCGAAGCTGCTAAGAATATTGCCGAATTTCCAGATGGAATTAAGGTTCTCAATGGGCGATTCGGTCCATACATCACCAACGGCACCAAAAATATCAAAATCCCTAAAGACACGGATCCGAAAACTATTACTCACGAAAAAGCTCTGGAGCTATTAAGCGCCACAACAGCGAAGCCAACTCGCAAACGCGTAGTTAAAAAAGCTGCCAAAACATCCACTAAAAAGAAATAG
- a CDS encoding sigma factor-like helix-turn-helix DNA-binding protein, whose amino-acid sequence MSETAKTEQSAKLNSVVDTIISKIPQEREKEIISRRFGLYDRKETLELIGDMFGITRERVRQLEKAILTRLRAAVAEGELPSVIAMEKEITSSLSEMGRVARMQDLASHFLGKEATAIDRARVAFISELAENITIVTENDDYYQAAAIDTLGNEKQIRARVEEVVKTIKKHGEPVTAEELHKKLDYEHPSNIAALATVSKKLASLNDQWGLAKWPAVNPKNIRDKIYVVLDTNGSPMHFSDISKGIRDSEFNRRSVTTQAIHNELIKDKRFVLIGRGIYALASWGYSRGTVADIITDILKNSETPLHRDEIVRQVLDKRQVKETTILLNLQSKPQFKRVAKATYVFEEAA is encoded by the coding sequence ATGAGCGAGACAGCAAAAACCGAGCAAAGCGCCAAATTAAATTCTGTCGTCGATACTATTATTTCTAAGATTCCGCAAGAGCGCGAGAAGGAAATTATTTCTCGACGATTTGGTTTGTATGACCGAAAAGAAACGTTAGAGTTAATTGGCGATATGTTCGGCATTACTCGCGAGCGCGTTCGTCAGCTAGAAAAAGCAATCTTAACGCGTCTACGTGCAGCTGTTGCCGAGGGAGAACTTCCTTCGGTTATTGCTATGGAAAAAGAAATTACTTCGAGTTTGTCCGAGATGGGACGAGTTGCGCGCATGCAGGATTTGGCGTCGCATTTCCTCGGTAAAGAAGCTACTGCAATTGACCGCGCTCGCGTGGCGTTTATTTCTGAGCTAGCAGAAAACATCACAATTGTTACAGAAAATGACGATTATTACCAAGCGGCAGCAATTGACACTCTCGGCAATGAAAAGCAAATTAGAGCACGAGTCGAAGAAGTTGTAAAGACCATCAAAAAACACGGCGAACCCGTTACTGCGGAAGAATTGCACAAAAAATTGGACTATGAACATCCTTCAAACATTGCAGCCTTGGCTACTGTTAGTAAAAAATTAGCCAGCTTAAACGATCAGTGGGGGCTAGCCAAATGGCCAGCGGTCAACCCAAAGAACATCCGCGATAAAATCTACGTTGTTCTGGACACCAACGGCTCACCGATGCATTTTTCCGACATCTCCAAGGGAATTCGGGACAGCGAATTTAACCGCCGAAGCGTTACAACGCAGGCAATTCACAATGAACTTATTAAAGACAAGCGCTTTGTTCTAATCGGCCGCGGTATTTACGCGCTTGCCAGCTGGGGCTACAGCCGCGGAACTGTAGCAGATATAATCACCGATATTTTGAAGAATTCCGAAACTCCGCTTCACCGCGACGAAATCGTTCGTCAAGTCCTCGACAAACGACAAGTCAAAGAAACAACGATTCTGCTCAATCTTCAATCAAAACCACAATTCAAACGAGTCGCTAAAGCTACTTACGTTTTTGAAGAAGCCGCTTAA
- a CDS encoding type IV secretory system conjugative DNA transfer family protein yields MQIISWIIGTLLQWYIWIPIVAILMFLTWRNYRKIEDFTPVESVLLVLEIPRTNDKQELAAEQLFASLHGILRDNKELRLSGGHQEHISFEIASVNGQIRFYVWVPKTLQSFVEGQIYSQYPTVQIHQADEDYTEHERDHEVAYSTELTLTTDEFLPIRTFQNFEVDPLAGITGTLAKLETTGEELWIQVLVRPIPDDWQNAADRYINSIRNGRMFSLPGFGGSMQWLIGVLGALWQPPEQGANQSTAVELSDRDKTRISEAEKKATKLGYEVKIRLVYMGESQTNAKLRMQALVGTFKQFNSTNLNGFRAVKGAFGKEFIDKYRKRSFIGDGFILNIEELASVFHLPHTNVETPNIVWASSKTAEPPSKLPVLTGEDVNDDQISAFGVTNFRGISHQFGMLRYDRSRHVYIIGQTGAGKSGLLELFALSDIFHNQGYAIIDPHGDFAINNMKFIPGSRLNDVIYFNPADTAYPLGFNPLEVTNPNQKTNISSEIIGVLKRIFGDSWGPRLEYILRYTILALLDRPEATMLDITRMLTDKEFRKETLTYCQDTVVLQFWNVEFASWNDKFVAEAIAPVLNKVGAFTANPIIRNIIGQPKSTFNIRQIMDEGKILIVNLSKGLIGEDNAAILGSFLVTKIQLAAMSRSDIPDVRDRRPFYLYVDEFQNFATDSFATILSEARKYGLNLTVANQYISQMSDTVRDAVFGNVGTMISFRVSADDAPILAKQFEPNFEAIDLLQMHNRNFVVNMVIGGEKTPAFSARTLELPPSQADNTPHIIEHSRRMYSRNREDVEKEIDAAIKPVRNQKKQPAKPQPQPANNALAVNSQPEKQQPAANDGEVVLQIRGNDNTPTETAINTVTPLASATPKRRRRRRKKSATAD; encoded by the coding sequence ATGCAGATTATTTCTTGGATCATCGGTACGTTATTACAATGGTATATTTGGATTCCAATTGTGGCAATCCTGATGTTTTTGACGTGGCGGAATTATCGAAAGATCGAAGATTTTACCCCAGTTGAGAGCGTGCTTTTGGTTCTGGAAATCCCACGCACCAACGACAAGCAAGAGCTTGCCGCCGAGCAGCTATTCGCTTCGCTACACGGAATTCTTCGCGACAATAAAGAATTGCGATTATCTGGCGGACACCAAGAACATATCAGCTTTGAAATCGCCTCAGTCAATGGGCAAATTCGCTTTTACGTTTGGGTGCCAAAAACCTTGCAAAGTTTTGTCGAAGGACAGATTTATTCTCAATATCCAACCGTTCAAATTCACCAAGCCGACGAAGATTATACCGAGCACGAGCGCGACCACGAAGTTGCTTACTCGACAGAATTGACATTAACCACAGACGAATTCCTTCCAATTCGCACCTTCCAAAACTTCGAAGTCGACCCGCTGGCGGGCATTACGGGCACGTTGGCGAAATTGGAAACCACCGGTGAAGAATTGTGGATTCAGGTGCTAGTCAGACCAATTCCTGACGATTGGCAAAACGCCGCAGATCGATATATCAATAGCATAAGAAACGGGCGAATGTTCTCCTTGCCAGGATTCGGTGGCAGTATGCAATGGTTAATCGGCGTACTTGGCGCATTATGGCAGCCACCAGAGCAGGGAGCAAATCAATCGACAGCCGTTGAGCTGTCAGACCGCGATAAAACTCGCATTTCTGAAGCAGAGAAAAAAGCAACCAAGCTCGGCTATGAAGTGAAGATTCGCTTGGTTTATATGGGCGAGAGTCAGACAAACGCTAAGCTTCGCATGCAGGCGCTCGTCGGCACATTTAAGCAGTTCAATTCAACCAATCTCAACGGATTCCGCGCCGTCAAGGGTGCGTTTGGTAAAGAATTTATTGATAAATATCGCAAGCGTTCGTTCATTGGCGACGGGTTCATCTTAAACATAGAAGAATTGGCGTCAGTTTTTCATTTGCCACACACCAATGTTGAAACGCCAAATATAGTTTGGGCGAGCTCCAAAACCGCAGAACCGCCGTCCAAATTGCCAGTCTTAACTGGCGAAGATGTCAACGATGACCAAATTTCCGCCTTTGGCGTCACCAACTTCCGCGGCATCAGCCACCAATTCGGCATGTTGCGCTATGACCGCTCACGCCACGTTTACATAATCGGGCAAACGGGCGCCGGAAAAAGTGGACTATTAGAGCTCTTCGCCTTAAGCGACATTTTCCATAATCAAGGATATGCCATCATCGACCCGCACGGCGACTTCGCGATCAACAACATGAAATTTATCCCCGGCAGCCGGTTGAACGACGTGATCTATTTCAATCCAGCCGACACCGCGTATCCTCTGGGATTCAACCCCCTGGAAGTCACGAACCCGAACCAAAAAACCAACATCTCATCAGAAATCATCGGCGTTTTGAAGCGTATTTTCGGCGATTCGTGGGGACCGCGACTTGAGTATATTTTGCGGTATACAATTCTGGCTTTGCTGGATCGACCAGAGGCGACGATGCTTGATATTACTCGTATGCTAACAGATAAGGAATTCCGAAAAGAAACGCTGACTTATTGCCAAGACACCGTGGTTTTGCAATTCTGGAATGTTGAATTTGCCAGCTGGAATGACAAGTTTGTCGCCGAGGCGATTGCGCCAGTCTTAAATAAAGTCGGGGCTTTCACCGCCAATCCAATCATCCGCAATATCATCGGGCAGCCGAAATCCACGTTCAATATTCGCCAGATTATGGATGAAGGAAAGATTCTAATTGTCAATCTGTCCAAGGGTCTTATCGGTGAAGATAACGCCGCCATCCTCGGTTCGTTTTTGGTCACGAAAATCCAGCTTGCCGCCATGTCTCGAAGCGACATTCCTGACGTCCGCGACCGCCGCCCATTCTATCTTTACGTCGACGAGTTTCAGAACTTCGCGACTGATTCGTTTGCGACTATTCTGTCTGAGGCTCGAAAATATGGCCTTAACTTGACCGTTGCCAACCAGTACATTTCCCAGATGAGCGACACGGTTCGCGATGCGGTTTTCGGAAACGTCGGCACCATGATTTCTTTCCGAGTTTCTGCTGACGATGCACCGATTCTTGCCAAGCAATTCGAGCCGAACTTCGAGGCAATCGACCTTCTACAGATGCACAATCGTAATTTCGTTGTCAATATGGTTATTGGTGGCGAGAAAACTCCCGCGTTTTCTGCCCGCACATTGGAACTTCCGCCAAGCCAAGCCGACAACACGCCGCACATTATTGAACATTCGCGTCGCATGTATTCGCGTAACAGGGAAGATGTCGAGAAGGAAATTGACGCCGCAATAAAGCCCGTTCGCAACCAAAAAAAGCAACCAGCCAAACCTCAACCGCAGCCTGCAAACAACGCTCTAGCGGTCAATAGCCAACCAGAAAAGCAGCAACCCGCAGCAAACGATGGCGAAGTTGTTTTGCAAATTCGCGGCAATGATAATACACCTACAGAAACTGCAATCAACACAGTTACACCGCTAGCCTCGGCCACACCAAAGCGACGACGTCGACGTCGAAAAAAGAGCGCTACCGCCGACTAA